One window of the Mycobacterium xenopi genome contains the following:
- a CDS encoding lipase family protein: MASARADGDEPRYQEFYTPPDPLPPGQPGDLIRTEPSRLVLEPSGQLGAIVATGTRIMYRSTDARGNPIAVTGTYFEPDNPWPGKGPRPLISYAPGTQGQGNQCAPSRMFNQGIHYSGGWDIMFNYEELFVATMVARGFAIVMTDYEGLGTPPMHTYVGRVAEGQAVLDAARAAMRLPGTSLDPHGPVAFWGYSQGGGAAASAAELASSYAPELHIVGTYAGAPVADLKELLPYADGSALVGVVGYAINGAIAAYPEHADAIRSKLTPRGQAMLESVSRQCVGQTILDFAFRHLQPYFTEDVWQVINEEPFSSILDEQRVGRYKPNAPVLINSNRYDPLVPWTAANQLGRDWCAQGADVEFRTNEEPPFLNKLVVNHALPMLVDGEPAMQWIAARFNGEPTTPNCGEF; this comes from the coding sequence GTGGCGTCGGCGCGCGCGGATGGCGACGAACCGCGGTACCAGGAGTTCTACACGCCGCCGGACCCCCTGCCGCCCGGCCAGCCAGGTGACCTGATCCGCACCGAGCCGTCGCGACTGGTGCTCGAGCCGTCGGGCCAGCTGGGCGCGATCGTCGCGACCGGTACCCGGATCATGTACCGAAGCACCGATGCGCGGGGCAACCCGATCGCGGTCACCGGCACCTACTTCGAACCGGACAACCCCTGGCCGGGCAAGGGGCCACGGCCCCTGATCAGCTACGCACCTGGGACCCAAGGCCAAGGCAATCAATGCGCGCCGTCGCGAATGTTCAACCAGGGCATCCACTATTCCGGTGGCTGGGACATCATGTTCAACTACGAGGAACTCTTCGTCGCGACCATGGTCGCCCGTGGGTTCGCGATCGTGATGACCGACTACGAGGGGCTCGGTACCCCGCCGATGCACACTTATGTGGGCCGCGTCGCCGAGGGTCAGGCCGTTCTCGATGCCGCCCGCGCGGCCATGCGGCTACCTGGAACATCGCTGGATCCGCATGGCCCCGTGGCGTTCTGGGGTTACTCGCAGGGCGGCGGGGCGGCGGCATCGGCCGCCGAGCTGGCGTCGTCGTACGCCCCGGAGCTCCACATCGTGGGCACCTATGCCGGCGCACCCGTGGCCGACCTGAAGGAACTGTTGCCCTATGCCGACGGCAGCGCGCTGGTCGGCGTGGTCGGCTATGCAATCAACGGCGCGATCGCCGCCTATCCCGAGCACGCGGACGCGATTCGATCCAAGCTGACCCCACGGGGTCAAGCCATGCTCGAATCGGTGTCCCGCCAGTGTGTCGGACAAACGATCCTCGATTTCGCCTTCCGCCACCTTCAGCCCTACTTCACCGAAGACGTGTGGCAGGTCATCAACGAGGAACCATTCAGCAGCATTCTCGATGAGCAGCGGGTCGGCCGCTACAAACCCAACGCTCCAGTGCTGATCAACAGCAACCGCTATGACCCATTGGTTCCCTGGACGGCGGCCAATCAGTTGGGCCGCGACTGGTGCGCCCAGGGTGCCGACGTCGAGTTCCGCACCAACGAGGAACCGCCGTTTCTAAACAAGCTCGTCGTCAATCACGCGCTGCCGATGCTTGTCGACGGTGAACCGGCCATGCAATGGATCGCCGCTCGGTTCAACGGAGAACCCACCACGCCCAACTGCGGCGAATTCTGA
- a CDS encoding spirocyclase AveC family protein yields the protein MSAQLTPLLKAAVGFAYVGGIAFVAIGLYLSYRRRRLHPLLLLCISAISFSWIEAPYDWAMYAQFPPALPRMPSWWPLNMTWGGLPSSVPIGYIPYFVLPAVIGAALGRRLSAKFHLPRPGTLLTVGLVVGFCWAFLFNAILGARLGLFYYGRVIPGLALWEGTKHQYPIYDSLAMGVQMMVFTYFLGRTDSEGRNMIDAWADKKSTSRLQSSVLSVVAVVVIGNLLYGAVFAPHLVTKLAGWVTAGPTAQLFPGVSNQPQ from the coding sequence ATGAGCGCCCAGTTGACGCCCCTGCTGAAGGCGGCCGTTGGCTTCGCCTACGTCGGCGGCATCGCGTTTGTCGCCATCGGTCTGTACCTGAGCTATCGCCGGCGCCGCCTGCACCCGCTGCTGCTGCTGTGCATCTCGGCGATCTCGTTCTCGTGGATCGAGGCGCCCTATGACTGGGCGATGTACGCGCAGTTCCCGCCCGCTTTGCCGCGAATGCCGTCGTGGTGGCCGTTGAACATGACGTGGGGTGGGCTCCCCTCATCTGTGCCGATCGGCTACATCCCCTATTTTGTGCTGCCCGCCGTGATCGGTGCGGCGCTCGGACGGCGGTTGAGCGCGAAATTCCACTTGCCCAGGCCCGGCACGCTGCTGACCGTCGGCCTTGTGGTGGGCTTCTGCTGGGCCTTCCTGTTCAATGCCATCCTGGGAGCCCGGCTGGGCCTCTTCTACTACGGGCGCGTGATCCCCGGGCTCGCACTGTGGGAGGGGACCAAGCACCAGTACCCGATCTACGACTCCCTCGCAATGGGCGTGCAGATGATGGTGTTCACCTACTTCCTTGGTCGGACGGATTCCGAGGGACGAAACATGATTGACGCCTGGGCGGACAAGAAGTCGACGAGCCGACTGCAGTCGTCCGTGCTGTCCGTCGTTGCGGTCGTGGTCATCGGAAACCTGCTCTATGGCGCGGTCTTCGCGCCTCACCTGGTGACCAAGCTGGCCGGTTGGGTGACCGCAGGACCAACCGCACAGTTATTCCCGGGTGTATCGAACCAGCCCCAGTAG
- a CDS encoding TetR/AcrR family transcriptional regulator — translation MAAASDAGGAYDDGTRRTEILQTAASLIASSGLRTSLQEIADAAGILPGSLYHHFESKEAILVELVRRYHADLERIGDIAHDKLDEPGSRPVSEQIIELGSAIARCAVEHRAALQMSFYEAPSANRELVELLRQPPTAVQEAMLQTLRAGRWSGYIKADIDLATLADRFCQSMMHVGLDVIRHTAVADQAAALLCHIMLQGLASRPPSDEELNRSNAFAVAEEAIETWADESKSEADDKAAYVRAVARAEFGRKGYEVTTIRDIASAAGLGTGTVYRLIGSKDELLASIMQSFGHKAGGGFASVLRADSTPIEKLDALTWININALDRFPDEWKIQLAWMRQCPPDTPNPGLLFTTRLRQLKSLLSEGIRSGDIRVDSPSLEILARCVMDVLWMPENIVRTRGKQAALTLARDTVVRGVAQRAS, via the coding sequence CTGGCTGCCGCCAGCGATGCGGGAGGTGCCTATGACGACGGGACACGGCGAACAGAGATCCTGCAAACCGCAGCTTCGCTGATTGCCTCCTCGGGATTGCGGACGTCCTTGCAGGAAATCGCTGATGCCGCTGGCATTTTACCGGGCAGCCTGTATCACCACTTCGAGTCCAAGGAAGCGATTCTGGTTGAACTCGTGCGGCGATACCACGCCGATCTGGAGCGTATCGGCGACATCGCCCACGACAAATTGGACGAACCCGGCTCGCGCCCGGTCTCCGAGCAGATCATCGAGCTGGGGTCGGCGATCGCACGGTGTGCTGTAGAGCATCGCGCGGCGCTTCAGATGTCTTTTTATGAGGCGCCGAGCGCAAACCGGGAGCTTGTCGAGCTCCTGCGCCAGCCGCCGACCGCCGTCCAGGAGGCGATGCTGCAGACGTTGCGGGCGGGCAGGTGGAGCGGCTACATCAAAGCCGATATCGATCTGGCCACACTGGCTGATCGCTTTTGCCAATCGATGATGCATGTGGGGCTCGACGTCATCCGGCACACCGCCGTCGCCGATCAGGCCGCAGCGCTGTTGTGTCACATCATGTTGCAGGGTCTGGCAAGCCGGCCACCCAGTGACGAGGAGTTGAACCGTTCTAATGCTTTCGCGGTCGCCGAAGAAGCGATCGAGACGTGGGCGGACGAGAGTAAGTCCGAGGCCGACGACAAGGCGGCATATGTTCGTGCGGTGGCCCGGGCAGAGTTCGGCCGCAAAGGATATGAGGTCACCACCATCAGAGACATCGCATCTGCCGCCGGACTTGGCACCGGCACCGTCTACCGACTCATCGGTTCGAAAGACGAGCTGCTCGCCTCGATCATGCAGTCGTTTGGCCACAAGGCCGGGGGCGGGTTTGCCAGTGTTCTCCGCGCTGACTCAACACCAATCGAAAAACTCGACGCGCTGACGTGGATCAACATCAATGCGCTGGATCGCTTCCCGGACGAATGGAAGATTCAGCTGGCTTGGATGCGGCAATGTCCGCCGGACACACCCAATCCGGGCCTGCTGTTCACCACACGGCTGCGACAGCTCAAATCGCTGCTCTCCGAGGGAATCCGGTCCGGAGATATACGCGTCGACAGTCCGTCGCTCGAGATACTGGCGCGCTGCGTCATGGACGTCCTGTGGATGCCCGAGAACATCGTGCGGACCCGAGGGAAGCAGGCCGCATTGACGCTTGCACGTGACACGGTGGTACGCGGGGTCGCTCAACGCGCGAGTTGA
- a CDS encoding SDR family oxidoreductase translates to MTAIEQFRYDGKRVLVVGGATGMGAAAAQTAAELGAEVVVMDYAPVPYEVAQSVQVDLADRSSIDSALGQVKEPIHAIFSAAGVAEGPKLMRVNFIGHRHLIETMLADGRLPRGSAICFISSVGGIGWESNLPLLQEFLATPDYESADAWVKAHEPEGIIHYGFSKQAINAYVATKAYPFMAKGIRINAICPGPTDTPLARANADLWLTFAQDYRDATGCEIHTPQQMANTMAFLNSGAASGISGVTLLVDNGHVMSSMTGSFAPGKPIIDLIIGRVSLA, encoded by the coding sequence ATGACGGCCATCGAGCAGTTCCGGTACGACGGCAAGCGGGTGCTCGTCGTTGGCGGCGCCACGGGCATGGGCGCTGCCGCAGCCCAGACCGCGGCGGAGCTTGGCGCCGAGGTGGTCGTGATGGACTACGCCCCGGTGCCATACGAGGTCGCGCAATCAGTGCAAGTGGATCTGGCTGACCGGTCGTCGATCGACTCGGCTCTCGGACAGGTCAAGGAGCCAATCCACGCCATCTTCTCCGCCGCCGGCGTTGCAGAGGGGCCCAAGCTGATGCGGGTGAATTTCATCGGCCACCGTCATCTCATCGAGACGATGCTGGCCGACGGCCGCCTCCCCCGCGGTTCGGCGATCTGCTTTATCTCATCGGTGGGAGGCATCGGCTGGGAAAGCAATTTGCCGTTGCTGCAGGAGTTCTTGGCGACACCCGACTACGAGTCGGCCGATGCCTGGGTGAAGGCTCATGAGCCGGAAGGGATTATCCACTACGGCTTCAGCAAGCAGGCGATCAACGCATACGTCGCGACAAAGGCCTACCCGTTCATGGCAAAGGGCATACGGATCAACGCGATCTGCCCGGGCCCCACCGATACCCCGCTCGCCCGGGCGAATGCCGACCTGTGGCTGACCTTTGCCCAGGATTACCGGGACGCCACCGGTTGCGAGATCCACACGCCGCAGCAGATGGCCAACACGATGGCCTTTCTGAACAGTGGCGCCGCCTCGGGCATCAGCGGGGTCACCCTCCTAGTCGACAATGGCCACGTCATGTCGTCCATGACGGGATCTTTCGCGCCCGGTAAGCCGATCATCGACCTGATCATTGGCCGCGTCTCGCTGGCATAG
- a CDS encoding DUF58 domain-containing protein has protein sequence MTAPNTCDVEFRWRASPLTVAIATCGGAALAAAVIGSRWQLIAFAAPLVGVLCSITWQPPVPKISVHGQPGSQRCFETEQAQLTVWVTAESESATVQLDVSATEGMQLAILDDTSSQRKSVAVTANRWGRYPIRARVDVVARGGLLTGTATVDVAEVVVFPVAPPQSTVIPQTELLDRLGTHLTRHIGSGVEYADIRAYVPGDQLRTINWPVSARRRSLHVTQRLTDRAADVVVLIDTYPQPAGAATEATERIVRGAAQVVQTALRSGDRAGIVALGGRQPRWLGADIGQRQFYRVLDTVLAAGTGFETTSGTLAPRAAMPPGAIVVAFSTMLDTEFALALIDLRKRGHVVVAVDVLQGTPFADLKDPLIARLWQLQRSAMYRDMATVGVDVVAWRSDRTLDQSMRAVPDRRRPVRAR, from the coding sequence ATGACCGCTCCTAACACCTGCGATGTCGAATTCCGCTGGCGCGCTTCGCCTCTGACGGTAGCCATCGCCACCTGCGGCGGTGCGGCATTGGCGGCCGCAGTGATCGGGTCGCGCTGGCAGCTGATCGCCTTCGCCGCGCCGCTGGTGGGCGTGTTATGTTCCATCACCTGGCAGCCGCCGGTACCCAAGATCAGCGTACACGGTCAGCCCGGCTCACAACGATGCTTCGAAACCGAGCAGGCACAGCTCACCGTCTGGGTGACAGCTGAATCAGAGAGCGCCACGGTGCAACTCGATGTTTCGGCAACCGAAGGCATGCAACTCGCAATTCTGGACGACACGTCCAGTCAACGGAAATCCGTTGCGGTAACGGCCAACCGTTGGGGGCGTTATCCGATCCGCGCACGAGTTGACGTGGTTGCGCGCGGCGGGTTACTGACGGGCACGGCAACCGTCGACGTCGCCGAGGTCGTCGTATTTCCGGTAGCGCCACCGCAATCGACAGTGATCCCGCAGACCGAGCTGCTCGATCGGTTGGGCACCCACCTGACGCGCCACATCGGCTCCGGTGTCGAGTACGCTGACATCCGAGCTTATGTACCGGGCGACCAGCTGCGCACCATCAACTGGCCGGTGAGCGCGCGGCGCCGCAGCCTGCATGTCACACAACGGTTGACCGACCGGGCGGCCGATGTCGTCGTGTTGATCGACACCTATCCGCAGCCCGCGGGGGCGGCGACGGAGGCCACCGAGCGAATCGTGCGGGGCGCGGCGCAAGTGGTGCAGACGGCACTGCGCAGCGGCGACCGCGCCGGGATCGTCGCACTCGGTGGACGCCAACCACGCTGGCTTGGTGCAGATATCGGGCAGCGGCAATTTTATCGTGTGCTCGACACTGTGCTCGCCGCAGGTACGGGATTCGAAACGACCAGCGGCACCCTGGCACCGCGCGCGGCGATGCCTCCCGGCGCCATTGTCGTCGCGTTTTCGACGATGCTCGACACGGAATTCGCATTGGCGCTAATTGATTTGCGCAAACGCGGCCACGTCGTGGTCGCCGTCGATGTCTTGCAGGGAACACCGTTCGCAGATCTGAAAGACCCGCTGATCGCCCGTTTGTGGCAACTGCAGCGCTCCGCGATGTATCGCGACATGGCCACAGTCGGCGTCGACGTCGTGGCCTGGCGATCCGATAGGACGCTTGATCAATCGATGCGTGCGGTGCCCGACCGCCGCCGCCCGGTGCGGGCGAGATGA
- a CDS encoding AAA family ATPase, with amino-acid sequence MAGPAATTTAHCEAVLDEIQRVVVGKRAALTLILTTVLARGHVLIEDLPGLGKTLIARSFAAALGLAFTRVQFTPDLLPADLLGSTIYDMQSGRFEFRPGPIFTNLLLADEINRTPPKTQAALLEAMAEGQVSIDGETHKLPTPFIVLATDNPIEYEGTYPLPEAQLDRFAIRLELRYLSEPDEASMLRRRLDRGSAEPRVNQVVDAHDLLAMRESVEQVSVHDDVLHYVVSLANATRHHPQVAVGASPRAELDLVQLSRARALLLGRDYVIPEDVKALATPAMAHRITLRPEMWVRKIQGSDVIEELLRRVPVPRARGTAQ; translated from the coding sequence TTGGCGGGACCGGCGGCAACCACCACCGCGCACTGCGAAGCGGTGCTCGACGAGATCCAACGAGTCGTGGTGGGCAAGCGGGCTGCACTCACGCTCATCCTCACGACCGTCCTGGCGCGCGGGCACGTGCTCATCGAAGACCTTCCCGGCCTCGGCAAGACACTGATCGCCCGATCCTTCGCCGCCGCACTCGGTTTGGCGTTCACGCGCGTACAGTTCACTCCCGACCTGCTGCCGGCCGACCTGCTCGGCTCGACGATCTACGACATGCAGTCGGGCCGTTTCGAGTTCCGGCCAGGACCGATCTTCACCAATCTGCTGCTCGCCGACGAAATCAACCGAACCCCACCCAAAACACAGGCGGCGCTGCTGGAGGCAATGGCTGAGGGCCAAGTCAGCATCGACGGCGAAACCCACAAACTGCCGACACCATTCATCGTTTTGGCCACCGATAACCCCATCGAGTACGAAGGCACCTATCCGCTCCCCGAAGCGCAGCTAGACCGCTTCGCCATCCGTTTGGAGCTGCGGTACCTTTCCGAGCCCGACGAGGCGTCGATGCTACGGCGCCGACTCGACCGCGGTTCAGCCGAGCCGAGGGTGAATCAAGTCGTCGACGCCCACGACCTCTTGGCGATGCGCGAATCTGTCGAACAGGTATCCGTGCATGACGACGTCCTCCACTATGTGGTGTCGCTGGCCAATGCGACCCGGCACCACCCACAGGTCGCGGTCGGCGCCAGCCCGCGAGCCGAACTTGACCTAGTCCAGCTTTCCCGCGCCCGCGCATTGTTGTTAGGTCGCGACTACGTGATACCCGAAGACGTCAAGGCGCTCGCAACTCCCGCCATGGCACACCGGATTACGCTGCGTCCGGAAATGTGGGTGCGAAAGATCCAAGGTTCCGACGTCATCGAGGAGCTGCTGCGACGGGTTCCGGTACCGCGGGCACGTGGGACTGCACAATGA
- a CDS encoding DUF4129 domain-containing protein, translated as MRDKATGRAVAVIVLLVIVAASLRGYIPEHGRTARQASSSPLSTVFVIALLAVTLAIMAIALIARLQDPRKMASGVGALPEALGGGSGRQSWRVVLVGLAVLVVWLVIVWALMRLLAGHGMVQQLGPQPPQPSTTPKPPTSNTIPPAPQHDTGGGGVLGYLAISTVTLLVLLAAATAVGFRRQRRPVAQSTAVGKPIRTPSKSSESLARAAELGLAEIGDLSREPREAIIACYAAMEGELAHVPGAAPQAFDTPTEVLARAVDHHALHADNAAQLVDLFTEARFSAHVMNESHREAAVRALQLVLTELRRAA; from the coding sequence ATGCGTGACAAGGCGACAGGGCGCGCGGTCGCCGTGATCGTGCTGTTGGTAATCGTCGCTGCTTCGTTGCGCGGATATATCCCTGAGCATGGGCGCACGGCCCGTCAGGCGTCGAGCAGCCCGCTCAGCACGGTATTCGTCATAGCGCTGCTGGCTGTCACCCTGGCGATCATGGCGATTGCACTCATCGCCCGGTTGCAGGATCCACGCAAAATGGCAAGTGGTGTCGGCGCTCTGCCAGAGGCGCTCGGTGGTGGCAGCGGACGGCAGAGCTGGCGCGTCGTGCTGGTCGGGCTGGCGGTGCTTGTCGTGTGGCTGGTGATCGTGTGGGCACTGATGCGACTGCTCGCCGGCCACGGCATGGTGCAGCAGCTGGGCCCTCAGCCTCCGCAACCGTCGACCACGCCAAAGCCGCCCACCAGCAACACGATCCCACCGGCCCCCCAGCACGACACCGGGGGTGGCGGCGTACTGGGCTACCTCGCCATATCCACGGTGACGCTCTTGGTGTTGCTCGCCGCGGCTACGGCTGTCGGCTTTCGCAGACAGCGGCGCCCCGTGGCACAGTCCACCGCGGTCGGCAAACCGATCAGAACACCATCGAAAAGCTCCGAAAGCCTCGCTCGGGCAGCAGAACTCGGCCTTGCCGAGATTGGCGACCTCAGCCGCGAACCCAGGGAGGCCATCATCGCCTGCTATGCGGCGATGGAAGGCGAACTCGCGCACGTCCCCGGCGCCGCCCCACAAGCATTCGACACCCCAACAGAAGTACTGGCCCGAGCCGTCGACCATCATGCCCTGCATGCTGACAACGCAGCCCAGCTCGTAGATCTGTTCACCGAGGCGCGCTTCAGCGCCCACGTGATGAACGAAAGCCACCGCGAGGCCGCGGTACGCGCGCTGCAACTGGTGTTGACGGAGTTGCGGAGGGCCGCATGA
- a CDS encoding SRPBCC family protein → MADDNQVPRVVSASREISAAAETIFELIADPSQQPRWDGNDNLAEAAPGQRVRNVGDVFTMTLTLGSIRENHVVEFDEGRRIAWRPAESGRQPPGHLWRWELEPLDESRTRVTHTYDWTQLTDRNRIPRALRTTPEKLRASLDRLAEIAERGQLQP, encoded by the coding sequence ATGGCCGACGACAACCAAGTTCCTCGCGTGGTGAGCGCAAGCCGCGAGATCAGTGCGGCGGCGGAAACGATTTTCGAGTTGATCGCCGACCCGTCACAGCAGCCGCGCTGGGACGGCAACGACAACCTCGCCGAAGCTGCACCCGGACAGCGTGTCCGGAACGTCGGGGACGTGTTCACCATGACGCTCACTCTTGGCAGCATCCGGGAAAACCACGTCGTCGAGTTTGACGAGGGCCGCCGAATCGCATGGCGTCCCGCGGAATCGGGTCGGCAACCACCGGGCCACTTATGGCGCTGGGAGCTCGAACCCTTAGACGAAAGCCGTACAAGGGTGACGCACACCTACGACTGGACACAACTGACCGATCGCAACCGCATTCCCCGCGCCTTGCGCACGACACCCGAGAAGCTTCGGGCGTCGCTGGATCGCCTCGCCGAGATCGCCGAGCGCGGTCAGCTGCAGCCATAA